One Papaver somniferum cultivar HN1 chromosome 10, ASM357369v1, whole genome shotgun sequence genomic window carries:
- the LOC113318400 gene encoding uncharacterized protein LOC113318400 → MYNQVHDNWYQEPFRSMGDSMAGLEKITSKLVELNTKIVEMKKQSDDLASTMLTKEVFYSVMDSYFSKKNCSRGDPVGDSKITSKSSDEEDPTKSIGISDLISTSVAQPYDFEDSSIVTSEEAKSIPTSIQQDSSSQTLIKVESQAVDLISDGAVKDNDGSFDSMNSQFNEATEAAANAFIKISRVKIVEVSCEELKSLKELLSTFYNKSNGVCVDCCSFLLDDTRSLFDRALLKRYNEDLVCELFPSHGCPSELQFLNSLSIRIVYVVAIDGEWNLVADFSEGNRFLFLLLARVVSFSKTYKWYAQVLSMKGAEFFFLQLACAVYECQNSPPRYSYMVTDGDIEAGGSLYMNMSQYTRVFYLLCWMYTIMKLLRRRFVSMGTVYMLNGQTVWMYATSGACLSRLLEISNLPVHSGI, encoded by the exons ATGTATAACcaggtacatgacaattggtatcaaGAGCCGTTTCGATCCATGGGGGATTCGATGGCAGGGTTAGAGAAAATCACATCAAAATTGGTAGAACTGAATACGAAAATAGTAGAAATGAAGAAGCAATCTGATGATTTAGCATCAACGATGCTCACCAAAGAAGTTTTCTATTCAGTGATGGATTCATATTTTAGTAAGAAGAACTGCAGTCGTGGAGATCCAGTAGGAGATTCAAAGATCACTTCGAAGTCATCGGATGAAGAAGATCCTACTAAATCAATTGGAATCAGCGACCTAATTTCTACTTCTGTCGCTCAACCCTATGATTTTGAAGACTCCAGTATTGTTACATCGGAAGAAGCAAAATCAATTCCTACTTCTATTCAGCAAGATTCTTCTTCTCAAACCCTCATTAAGGTTGAATCTCAGGCAGTTGACTTAATTTCCGATGGCGCTGTTAAAGACAACGATGGTTCATTTGATAGTATGAATTCTCAATTTAATGAAGCTACAGAGGCCGCTGCGAATGCTTTCATCAAGATAAGTCGGGTTAAAATTGTTGAGGTTAGTTGTGAGGAACTTAAAAGCTTGAAGGAGTTATTGTCCACTTTCTACAACAAATCGAATGGTGTTTGTGTGGATTGTTGTTCTTTTCTCCTTGATGACACTCGTTCATTATTCGACCGAG CATTACTGAAAAGGTACAATGAGGATTTGGTTTGTGAGCTGTTTCCAAGTCATGGGTGTCCGTCTGAACTTCAGTTTCTAAATTCGTTGAGTATTAGAATTGTCTATGTTGTTGCAATCGATGGTGAATGGAATTTGGTTGCTGATTTTTCAGAGGGAAATAGATTTTTGTTTCTCTTATTGGCTAGAGTGGTGAGCTTTAGCAAGACATATAAATGGTATGCCCAGGTGCTTAGTATGAAGGGagcagaattttttttcttacagCTCGCATGTGCGGTATATGAATGTCAAAATTCTCCGCCTCGTTACAGCTATATGGTTACAGATGGTGACATTGAGGCTGGTGGTTCTCTGTATATGAATATGTCGCAGTATACACGAGTATTTTACCTCCTCTGTTGGATGTATACTATAATGAAATTGCTCAGGAGAAGGTTTGTGAGTATGGGTACTGTTTATATGCTTAATGGTCAAACAGTTTGGATGTATGCTACAAGTGGTGCGTGTTTGTCTCGACTACTTGAGATATCTAATCTGCCAGTCCATTCTGGAATTTAG